One part of the Xyrauchen texanus isolate HMW12.3.18 unplaced genomic scaffold, RBS_HiC_50CHRs HiC_scaffold_218, whole genome shotgun sequence genome encodes these proteins:
- the pigm gene encoding GPI mannosyltransferase 1, producing the protein MDVRVCVMFSAAVLIRFVLLCFGVYQDQNLTVKYTDVDYHVFTDAARFITQGTSPYNRSTFRYTPLLAFILTPNILLNVHFGKLLFCAADLLCGLLVFRLLALRGVSRSSALVYCGLWLLNPLPIGVSTRGNAESLLAALVLSTLLCLESKRRTAAALLFGLSVHMKIYPVTYALPIVLSLAKPPSARGFLRNIMRCLNKDLVLFGAVSASVFISLNLTFYYMYGWEFLHESYLYHVTRTDIRHNFSPYFYMLYLTAERQWSAGLSIICFLPQFLLLLVSSLAFHSDLPFCCFIHTTVFVSFNKVCTSQYFLWYLCLLPLVLPRLSFSLTRGFLMLLLWFVGQAVWLIPAYYLEFEAWNSFAVVWIAGLLFLLINSFILTQIISHYRPADVQTKKTN; encoded by the exons ATGgatgttcgtgtgtgtgtgatgttcaGCGCGGCGGTTCTGATTCGGTTCGTGCTGCTGTGTTTCGGAGTTTATCAGGATCAGAATCTGACAGTGAAATACACTGACGTGGATTATCACGTGTTCACTGACGCCGCCAGATTCATCACACAG GGCACGAGTCCGTACAACCGATCGACTTTCCGTTACACGCCGCTGCTCGCGTTCATCCTGACGCCCAACATCCTCCTCAACGTTCACTTCGGGAAACTGCTTTTCTGTGCCGCGGATCTTCTGTGTGGACTCCTCGTCTTCAGGTTACTGGCTCTTCGTGGTGTGTCGCGGAGCTCCGCGCTTGTTTACTGCGGCCTGTGGCTCCTCAACCCGCTTCCCATCGGAGTGTCGACCCGCGGGAATGCGGAGTCTCTGCTGGCGGCGCTGGTTCTGTCCACACTTCTGTGTCTGGAGTCCAAAAGACGGACGGCTGCAGCGCTTCTGTTCGGTCTGTCTGTTCACATGAAGATCTATCCGGTCACATACGCACTGCCCATCGTTCTCTCATTGGCGAAACCGCCGTCTGCTCGAGGATTCCTCCGGAACATCATGAGATGTTTAAATAAAGATCTCGTCCTGTTTGGTGCTGTTTCTGCTTCTGTGTTCATCAGTCTCAATCTCACTTTCTATTACAT GTATGGTTGGGAATTCCTGCACGAGTCGTATCTGTATCACGTGACCCGCACGGATATCCGTCATAACTTTTCTCCATATTTCTATATGTTGTATCTGACGGCGGAGCGGCAGTGGAGTGCTGGACTGTCCATCATCTGTTTCCTGCCGCAGTTTCTCCTGCTGCTCGTCTCTTCTCTGGCGTTTCACAGCGATCTTCCGTTCTGTTGTTTCATTCACACCACAGTGTTTGTCAGCTTCAACAAAGTGTGCACTTCACAG TATTTTCTCTGGTATCTGTGTTTACTGCCGCTGGTTTTGCCTCGTCTGAGCTTCAGTTTGACTCGAGGGTTCCTGATGCTGCTGTTGTGGTTTGTTGGACAG GCTGTGTGGCTGATTCCTGCGTATTATCTGGAGTTTGAGGCCTGGAACAGTTTTGCTGTTGTTTGGATCGCTGGTCTGCTGTTTCTCCTCATAAACTCCTTCATTCTGACTCAAATCATCTCTCATTACAGACCTGCAGACGTCCAGACAAAGAAAACCAACTGA